Proteins co-encoded in one Nicotiana sylvestris chromosome 7, ASM39365v2, whole genome shotgun sequence genomic window:
- the LOC138874025 gene encoding uncharacterized protein, translating into MVDTRATHNFMTEAASKRLELKLAPTNSHIKTVNVEVQNAHREANGVGVKLGIWKGMINFTVTAMDIFDITLGQEFFRHFHTLIDPYLQRLLVKEQEGACMVPTVTMPHGQIQAQLSALQVVKGNKKKELMFVATIASLEEDKSFQETLPLCIEELLKENEDGMPEELPKHLPPKREVDHKIKLDPGAKPPTFAPYRIALPKLEEFRKQLKELLDIGHICPSKAPFGAPVLL; encoded by the coding sequence ATGGTGGATACTAGAGCAACTCATAATTTCATGACTGAGGCTGCCTCAAAGAGACTAGAATTAAAGCTTGCTCCAACTAACTCTCACATCAAGACCGTGAATGTTGAGGTACAAAATGCTCATAGGGAAGCTAATGGAGTTGGTGTCAAGTTGGGAATTTGGAAAGGTATGATAAACTTTACCGTAACTgctatggatatctttgacatcacactggggcaagagttctttagacattTTCATACTTTGATCGACCCCTACCTCCAACGTCTCTTGGTTAAGGAGCAAGAAGGAGCTTGCATGGTACCTACAGTGACTATGCCACATGGACAAATCCAAGCACAACTCTCAGCTCTGCAAGTTGTCAAGGGGAACAAGAAAAAGGAGTTGATGTTTGTGGCAACCATTGCAAGTCTAGAGGAAGACAAAAGTTTTCAAGAAACACTACCACTTTGCATTGaggagttgcttaaggaaaaCGAAGATGGAATGCCTGAGGAGTTGCCTAAGCACTTGCCGCCTAAGCGAGAGGTTGATCATAAGATTAAGTTGGATCCAGGGGCCAAGCCACCCACATTCGCCCCATATCGTATAGCACTGCCCAAGCTAGAGGAGTTCAGGAAACAATTGAAAGAGTTGTTGGATATTGGTCACATTTGCCCATCAAAGGCACCTTTCGGTGCACCAGTATTACtctag
- the LOC138874023 gene encoding uncharacterized protein: MHQNLIREYDGPFKIVAKVGKISYKLDIPSYLKIYYVFHASMLKPYHEDKDDPSKGQSSRAPITITTSHDCEIEAIMDYQARQKQGQKATAMFLVHWKGQSPEEAMWYRYED, encoded by the coding sequence ATGCATCAAAATCTGATTCGTGAGTATGATGGGCCATTTAAGATCGTCGCCAAGGTAGGAaagatctcatacaagcttgacatACCATCATATCTTAAGATCTATTATGTCTTCCATGCCAGCATGCTTAAGCCATATCATGAAGACAAGGATGATCCAAGTAAGGGCCAATCAAGTCGAGCACCTATTACTATCACCACCTCGCATGATTGCGAGATTGAGGCTATCATGGATTACCAGGCCAGGCAAAAACAAGGGCAAAAAGCCACCGCTATGTTCCTCGTCCATTGGAAGGGGCAATCACCGGAGGAGGCCATGTGGTATCGATATGAAGACTAA
- the LOC104237487 gene encoding uncharacterized protein, whose product MLTEFFSMNQTDEEAIELNLLYKEFSEYFVWSSSDKFWALRKQRSAIGRIVTCHPTEGERYYLRLLLLHVRGPKSYNDLLTVNGELCSIFRESVEKRGLLHYDNSLIECMSEAASYQMSYSLRRLFATLLVYCNPTNPRQLWEQFEESMTEDYKVLQTNERKEIRYQALNHINDILHSMGHDVNEYELIPETIRPLTSAKKAKEVHFKKSITVSEEDILLHMRLNKKQLIAYNMITDRIFSNKAGAFFVDGPGGTGKIFLYRALLATVRSMGYIALATATSGVAAFILPGGRTAHSRFKISIDIDEHSSCNISKQSALAGLIRDAKLIVWDAVSMANKRMVEVFDLLLKDLMTTNVLFGGKVVVLGGDFRQTLPVM is encoded by the coding sequence ATGTTAACAGAATTCTTCTCTATGAACCAAACCGATGAAGAAGCTATTGAGCTGAATTTACTATACAAGGAATTCTCTGAATACTTTGTGTGGTCCTCGAGTGACAAATTCTGGGCACTTCGAAAACAACGCTCTGCAATTGGTCGAATCGTAACGTGTCATCCAACAGAAGGTGAACGGTATTATCTCAGATTACTACTATTGCATGTGCGCGGACCGAAATCATATAACGATCTTTTGACAGTAAACGGAGAACTTTGTAGTATTTTTAGAGAGTCCGTGGAGAAAAGAGGATTGTTACATTATGATAATAGTTTGATAGAATGCATGTCTGAAGCAGCAAGTTATCAGATGTCATACAGCCTAAGGCGTTTATTTGCTACATTACTGGTCTATTGTAATCCTACCAATCCAAGACAATTATGGGAGCAATTTGAAGAGTCGATGACCGAAGACTATAAAGTACTACAaactaatgaaagaaaagaaatacgATACCAAGCTTTGAATCATATCAACGATATTTTACATTCTATGGGCCACGATGTGAATGAGTATGAACTCATACCAGAAACTATTCGGCCTTTAACATCAGCAAAAAAGGCAAAAGAAGTTCATTTTAAAAAATCTATTACTGTAAGTGAAGAAGACATATTATTACATATGAGATTAAACAAGAAACAACTGATAGCATATAATATGATTACTGATAGAATATTTTCGAACAAAGCAGGTGCTTTCTTTGTCGATGGTCCAGGAGGAACCGGAAAAATATTTTTATACCGTGCTTTATTAGCAACTGTACGATCTATGGGATATATAGCTTTAGCAACAGCTACTTCAGGTGTTGCTGCATTTATTCTCCCCGGTGGACGTACTGCACACTCGCGCTTTAAAATTTCTATTGATATTGATGAACATTCCAGTTGTAACATTAGCAAACAAAGTGCACTAGCAGGTTTAATACGAGATGCAAAATTGATTGTATGGGATGCAGTATCTATGGCAAATAAAAGAATGGTAGAAGTTTTTGATTTGCTTCTAAAAGATCTCATGACTACAAATGTTTTATTTGGTGGGAAAGTCGTTGTCTTAGGAGGTGACTTTAGACAAACTCTTCCTGTTATGTGA
- the LOC138874024 gene encoding uncharacterized protein → MEHLRKVFQVLRENELYIKREKCEFAQSKVHFLGCVISNGELRMDEAKVRAIQEWEAPTKTEHCQKAFKGLKVDVIEELVLALPEFAKTFEDKAEQQQLGGFLEPLPVAERPWESVTMDFITCLANFDDYGTIMRSESTGWTPFELATGQQPQTPHSLPVAFEGKTLGAYHMAKGWEEHLDTTKSYLDKAAKKMKKFVDCKRHPTDYRVGDMVMVKFNLRQFKAL, encoded by the exons ATGGAgcacttaaggaaggttttccaagtcttgcgggagaacgagctatacatcaagagggagaaatgCGAGTTTGCacaatcaaaggtgcacttcttAGGTTGTGTTATTAGCAATGGCGAGCTACGTATGGACGAGGCTAAGGTACGTGCTATCCAGGAGTGGGAGGCACCTACAAAG ACGGAACATTGTCAAAAGGCATTTAAAGGCCTTAAGGTAGATGTAATAGAGGAGCTAGTTTTGGCGTTACCTGAGTTTGCCAAGACATTTGAG GACAAGGCTGAGCAACAACAGCTCGGAGGATTTTTGGAGCCACTACCAGTTGCAGAGCGTCCATGGGAGAGCGTAACTATGGACTTTATCACTTGCCTAGCGAATTTCGATGATTATGGTACAATTATG cggagtgagtccacggggtggacaccatttgagctagccacaggacaacaaccacaaactccacattcatTACCAGTTGCGTTCGAGGGAAAGACTTTAGGGGCTTATCATATGGCCAAAGGATGGGAGGAGCATCTTGATACTACTAAGTCCTACTtggataaggcagctaagaagATGAAAAAGTTTGTAGACTGTAAGCGGCATCCCACGGACTATAGAGttggggacatggtcatggtgaagttTAACCTGAGACAGTTCAAGGCATTATAG